In Lineus longissimus chromosome 7, tnLinLong1.2, whole genome shotgun sequence, a genomic segment contains:
- the LOC135490670 gene encoding uncharacterized protein LOC135490670 isoform X1 — protein MFKERKRKQLSLAGDARCCSPGHTAKYGSYSLMDESAGKVLDVSLVQSNEVKNSYWMDLEGLKRSMALLVTEKKLAIAEMVTDRHSQIKKYLRDKWPGVQHWFDCWHIAKGSKAHKELTLILTQKILLKDIRKVSPGVQTSSLESYHKIVGYFAPKSRHFFYEPMKARLLLATLHFNENSNRKQRMGQDEQPQWSISYPKGRGGAAVAKEVKIESTYDYVQLILEDLLKRR, from the exons ATGTTTAAGGAGCGAAAGAGGAAACAACTGTCCTTGGCTGGAGATGCGAGGTGTTGCTCGCCAGGCCACACTGCCAAATATGGGAGCTACAGTTTGATGGATGAGTCAGCCGGTAAGGTGCTGGATGTAAGCCTTGTACAG tcaaatgaAGTGAAAAATTCTTACTGGATGGACCTCGAGGGTTTGAAACGTAGCATGGCACTACTTGTTACCGAGAAGAAATTGGCAATTGCAGAGATGGTCACAGATCGGCATTCACAAATCAAAAAGTATCTGAGAGACAAATGGCCTGGAGTACAACACTGGTTTGATTGCTGGCATATCGCGAAAG GTAGCAAGGCCCACAAGGAACTTACGCTGATTCTCACTCAAAAGATATTGCTCAAGGACATCAGAAAGGTTTCACCAGGAGTACAGACTTCATCTCTTGAGTCGTATCACAAAATTGTTGGTTATTTCGCTCCCAAATCCCGCCATTTCTTCTATGAGCCAATGAAAGCAAG GTTACTGCTCGCCACACTCcactttaatgaaaattcaaatcggAAACAGCGTATGGGACAAGATGAACAGCCGCAGTGGTCGATTTCATACCCCAAGGGGAGAGGAGGAGCTGCAGTAGCAAAAGAGGTCAAAATTGAATCAACATATG ACTATGTACAGCTAATTCTGGAGGACCTGCTGAAGCGGAGATGA
- the LOC135490670 gene encoding uncharacterized protein LOC135490670 isoform X2 produces the protein MSQPSNEVKNSYWMDLEGLKRSMALLVTEKKLAIAEMVTDRHSQIKKYLRDKWPGVQHWFDCWHIAKGSKAHKELTLILTQKILLKDIRKVSPGVQTSSLESYHKIVGYFAPKSRHFFYEPMKARLLLATLHFNENSNRKQRMGQDEQPQWSISYPKGRGGAAVAKEVKIESTYDYVQLILEDLLKRR, from the exons ATGAGTCAGCCG tcaaatgaAGTGAAAAATTCTTACTGGATGGACCTCGAGGGTTTGAAACGTAGCATGGCACTACTTGTTACCGAGAAGAAATTGGCAATTGCAGAGATGGTCACAGATCGGCATTCACAAATCAAAAAGTATCTGAGAGACAAATGGCCTGGAGTACAACACTGGTTTGATTGCTGGCATATCGCGAAAG GTAGCAAGGCCCACAAGGAACTTACGCTGATTCTCACTCAAAAGATATTGCTCAAGGACATCAGAAAGGTTTCACCAGGAGTACAGACTTCATCTCTTGAGTCGTATCACAAAATTGTTGGTTATTTCGCTCCCAAATCCCGCCATTTCTTCTATGAGCCAATGAAAGCAAG GTTACTGCTCGCCACACTCcactttaatgaaaattcaaatcggAAACAGCGTATGGGACAAGATGAACAGCCGCAGTGGTCGATTTCATACCCCAAGGGGAGAGGAGGAGCTGCAGTAGCAAAAGAGGTCAAAATTGAATCAACATATG ACTATGTACAGCTAATTCTGGAGGACCTGCTGAAGCGGAGATGA